In Candidatus Delongbacteria bacterium, the genomic window ACCGGGGGAACGATTGATCGAGGTATAATTTCGAGTTTTTTTAACAGGCAGTGCTTTTCATGAATATTGTAACCAAAAAAAAGTTCGTCGCCACCTAGTCCTGAAAGAGTGACTTTTATTCCATCTTTGGACATCTCCTCAGCTATAATAAAACCTGGTGAGAGAGATATATAAGGTTCCTCAAAACATGAAATAACATCTTCAACGCTACTAATTAGTCTATCGGAATCAACTCTTTTAACAATATGATTAATACCAAACAATTTTGCATTTTGTTTAGCTTCATAAGTTTCATCATAGGCAGGATTATCAAGTCCAAGAGTATAAGCCTTGATTTTTGAATCTATATTTTTGGCAAAATAAGTAATGAGTGAGGAGTCAATACCACCACTCATAAAGGATGCGACCTCGACATCAGATCTCATTCTTAAACGAACAGACTGCGAAAGTTTTGAATGTAAAATTTCAATAACTTCATTTTCATCAACATACGTCTCTTCATAGGTTGGCAATTTATAATACCGATGAATTTTATGCTTTAGACTATTTAAATCTACTTTCAAAAAAGTTCCTGGTTGTAAAAACTTTATATTTTTTAAGAGTGTATCTTCACCAGCACTTACTGACATCGAAAAATTTATCCATAATTGTTCCAAATTTATTTCACGATTTACTAAACCTGTGCTAATTAGTGATTTTATGTCTGAAGCAAAAATCAGAGTATCCTTATTTATATTGTAAAATAATGGCTTTATGCCATAATGATCTCTTATCAAAAATAAATGATTAACTTTTTTATCATACAGAGCAATTGCAAACATACCATCAAATTTATCAAGCATTTTTATGCCCCATTTACGGTATGCAGCAATAATTACTTCTGTATCTGAATTAGTCGAAAAATTGTATGATGAACTAAGTTCTTCTCTTAATTCGATATAGTTAAAAATCTCTCCATTATATACAATAGCAATATCTTCATTAACCATTGGCTGAAAACCCTTTGGTGAAAGATCTATTATACTTAATCGTCTGTGAACTAAAGCAAGTTCTGATTCAATATTACATAGCTGAATATTTTTCAAGTTATGAAATTTTACAGAATCATTTGAACTGTTTTTTCCGGAATAAATTGTATTGTTTTTTGAAAAATAGAAACCTTCATCATCCGGACCTCTTCTTTTCAATGATTCAGAAAGAGCTAAAATAGATTTTTTTAGATTTATAGGTTTATTTGAAAATATTCCGCCTATTCCACACACTTATAATCACCTAATGTTTTTAATACTCTTGCTGGATTTCCACCAATTATCTGATTCCCTTCAGGAAATGATTTTGTTACTACAGCTCCTGCTGCAACAATCGTATGATTACCAAGTTCAACTCCAGGTAAAATAATACATCCAGAAGTTAAAAGACAATTTTCACCAATTATTATTTTTTTATCAACAACATAATCATTGTAGTCAAGATTATTATGATCTTGTGAAATAATTGAAACTCGTGGTCCGATAAAAATATTTTTCCCTAAACATATTCCATTCCTACCATCAATGTAGTTTGCTATTGAAAATCCTGGAGAAGATCCATTGTTTTCAATTTTTTCAGGTGCTAGTACAATTGAGCTATTGTGGACAGGCCAGGGAACACGTCTGTTTACACTAAAAATTTTTTGAAAATAAACAAATCTAAGTAATATTAAAGGGGAGAAATTATCTAGTTTAGCCTCAGGATAGAATAATTTCAGGAAGCGAAAAGTAACAGGATATAAAATTTTTTTTAGTTTATTTTTCATCATTGTTTCTCCCAGAGAGATAAAGACCGATTAGAGCTAGTATTATATACATTATAGTACCAGTCACAGAGAATGCCAAAAGAGATCTTATAACGCCCTCACTTACAAACAGATCTGCCATAAACCAGCAGAGTGCAATATAGATTATCTGCCAAACTAAAACAATATCGTTACGATTCTTTACCATGAAAATTGACGAAACAGAACCTGTGGCAAAACTCATCACGGAAAGTGGAACCAAAACAGCTGCCATTGTACCAGAGATTATCCACTCGTCACCAAAAAATGAAAAAATCCATTCTCCGATGAACATGAATGGAAACAGCATAAAAAAAGACAAACAAGTATTAAACAATAATGAGTAAAGATATATTCTTCTAGGGTTGATAGTATCTCGGATTTTTTTAAAAAATACATTTGAAAAGGCAATAGTAAGAATATTTAAAGGCATATTTATTACTCTCCATGCCTGAGAATAGGCACCAACTATATCCTCAACACCATCTAAATGTCTTTCAAATTTAGCACTTAAAAAATAAACTATCATTTGCATTGCAAATGAATTCAATAACCCAGTAGGCAGATTAAACAATATAAAACTTTTATAATGTTTCCAAGTGTAATTGATGTCAGAGCCTATTTTAAGAAAAGAAAATTTAGGAATAACAGATTTTTTTATAAGAGCGTAAGTTGAGATAAAATAAGACAGCAATTCTCCACTAATTAAGACTGAATAAAACGGATGAACTAAACCTATCCCAATTTTGCTTGAAGAGGCTGTTAATCCTTGATAAACACGAGAAAGACTAATATGTTTAAAATCTGATTCCCTAGTTTTCCAATTTGTTAATACTTGATATAAACTAAATATAGCTCCCCATAAGATAGTTAAGAGTAGCATATCTCCAAGATTTGTAAAATTTGTTAGTCTGAAAAATAAGTCTCTAAAAATGGAAAAGAATAAAAAAGATGCTAAGGAAACAAAAATAATAAAATAGATAGAACTACGAAAAACTTTTCCAGCGTCTTTGTTTTTTTCTGGTAAAACAATTGCGAATTCAATTCTTCCTGCAGAAATAGCCCCTAAAATTGTTGCCACACTTAGAAAATTAGCCATTAATCCAATCTCAGTTTGGGAATATATAAATGGAATTAGTAAGCTTGAAATAGAAATCAGCCCTTGGGCGAGGGCTGCTCCACTTAACACTGTAAGTACATTTCGAAAAAAATCGGTTTTAATTATTTTTTTTAGTAGATTTATCATAGACTTTTTAAGATCGGATGATAGTCTCCATATAGTGAGCTTGGACTTGAGTTTCTGATATTGTATACAGTTTCAATAGCTTTTCTTGCATCGTCAATAGTATTACCTTTTCCTTCAAGAATTGCTCTGTAGCATTGTGTATGAAGATCTGCAAATCCATCTGCATACTCAAATTTCTCACCATCAATTTTAATAGATCTGTACGTTTTTTCAGCTCCAAATAGTTTTAGATCGTCTCTTTCTATTGATAAAAACCATCTTATATTAGCTTTTTTTAATCTTAAAATTCCTGAAGCTCTAGTATCTGCATGTAAGTGAACAATATTTTCTTCGACATCACCAAAGATCCATATCAGCATAT contains:
- the asnB gene encoding asparagine synthase (glutamine-hydrolyzing); protein product: MCGIGGIFSNKPINLKKSILALSESLKRRGPDDEGFYFSKNNTIYSGKNSSNDSVKFHNLKNIQLCNIESELALVHRRLSIIDLSPKGFQPMVNEDIAIVYNGEIFNYIELREELSSSYNFSTNSDTEVIIAAYRKWGIKMLDKFDGMFAIALYDKKVNHLFLIRDHYGIKPLFYNINKDTLIFASDIKSLISTGLVNREINLEQLWINFSMSVSAGEDTLLKNIKFLQPGTFLKVDLNSLKHKIHRYYKLPTYEETYVDENEVIEILHSKLSQSVRLRMRSDVEVASFMSGGIDSSLITYFAKNIDSKIKAYTLGLDNPAYDETYEAKQNAKLFGINHIVKRVDSDRLISSVEDVISCFEEPYISLSPGFIIAEEMSKDGIKVTLSGLGGDELFFGYNIHEKHCLLKKLEIIPRSIVPPVNKRLKKLKGLIGISDLEYYRQMRTVFDDQILSDIFNFKFNSEYIFYKSYENISRNNGLKTVEDLDLIWYLGKHQLYRDDQFMMHFSMEGRFPFLSKDLIELSYKIPHSLKLKDKNLKYLLKKIAQPILSRDSFKMSKKGFVLPISDQINKKFCDYSITQLEELKTLDIVNTKTLNRIISSKNIDKLAWQLVSLNLWYKLFIKS
- a CDS encoding acyltransferase — encoded protein: MKNKLKKILYPVTFRFLKLFYPEAKLDNFSPLILLRFVYFQKIFSVNRRVPWPVHNSSIVLAPEKIENNGSSPGFSIANYIDGRNGICLGKNIFIGPRVSIISQDHNNLDYNDYVVDKKIIIGENCLLTSGCIILPGVELGNHTIVAAGAVVTKSFPEGNQIIGGNPARVLKTLGDYKCVE